In Bombus affinis isolate iyBomAffi1 chromosome 11, iyBomAffi1.2, whole genome shotgun sequence, one genomic interval encodes:
- the LOC126921622 gene encoding uncharacterized protein LOC126921622, producing the protein MVDGYVSLLYSISDKPLEYWSKQQSQSGRIRKILDSDLLENVIEIQDFEQPHGYGTSIICPSDSSQFLNIELPVLVVVIKNLNLHCRLQVQVADNQNCQHHFQFTNAESEKQNSKGVICRVKVKFETGWNKLELDLSSLTQTAFKQQYAITQRIQICGNCRLRRVYFIDKHYEDQEICPKLYHKFLDSYMLKWGIRSVERSTQTNSKRTKNRVRGNNNIRISKHFSADNLSSGETSSAKNSNLRKITDEDFLRNLQIKTDILINEFFDRQSTRLPRVLELKQNTTLKPYAFPTLTSKQKSFNIGISEDTSKKIGVLRTFTETYICNEDKRKETNVLKIIRDNWKHRYFFPQEESLPNNGLSEQNTKRTMLERKPKSLLLLSELKSAKERNLGLPKKSIEMIKRNESDTVIN; encoded by the exons ATGGTTGATGGATATGTGTCTCTCTTGTATAGTATCAGTGACAAACCCCTAGAGTATTGGAGCAAGCAGCAATCTCAATCGGGTCGTATTCGTAAAATCTTAGATTCAGATTTATTAGAAAAT GTTATCGAGATACAGGACTTCGAACAACCCCATGGATATGGCACCTCCATCATTTGTCCCTCTGATTCCTCCCAATTCCTCAATATCGAATTACCAGTTTTAGTTGTGGTTATAAAGAACCTAAATCTCCATTGTCGTCTGCAAGTGCAG GTGGCAGATAACCAAAATTGCCAGCATCATTTTCAATTCACGAACGCGGAGTCAGAAAAACAAAACTCCAAGGGTGTCATTTGTCGCGTCAAAGTAAAATTTGAGACCGGTTGGAATAAATTAGAATTGGACCTATCGAGTCTAACGCAAACTGCCTTCAAGCAACAATACGCTATAACTCAGAGGATTCAAATTTGCGGTAATTGTCGTTTGCGCAGAGTATACTTTATAGATAAGCACTACGAAGACCAAGAAATTTGCCCTAAATTATACCACAAGTTCTTGGATTCTTATATGTTGAAGTGGGGCATAAGAAGTGTAGAAAGATCTACTCAAACTAACTCAAAAAGAACAAAGAATCGAGTCAGAGGAAACAACAATATCAGGATCTCAAAGCACTTCAGTGCTGATAATTTAAGTAGCGGAGAAACTAGTAGTGCAAAGAATTCTAATCTACGGAAAATAACTGACGAGGATTTTCTGAGAAATTTACAGATTAAAACAGacatattaattaatgaattttttGACAGACAGTCCACGAGACTTCCACGTGTCTTAGAATTAAAACAGAACACTACATTAAAACCGTATGCTTTTCCAACCTTAACCTCAAAACAGAAATCCTTCAACATTGGTATATCTGAAGATACATCGAAGAAAATTGGCGTTCTTCGGACGTTTACAGAGACCTATATATGCAACGAGGACAAACGTAAAGAGActaatgttttaaaaattatacgGGATAATTGGAAACACAGATACTTTTTCCCTCAGGAAGAATCATTGCCTAACAACGGTTTGTCCGAACAAAATACAAAGAGAACGATGTTGGAACGTAAACCGAAATCTCTGCTTCTATTATCTGAATTAAAATCTGCGAAGGAAAGAAATTTAGGATTGCCAAAAAAAAGCATTGAGATGATTAAACGTAACGAAAGCGATACGGTTATCAATTAA
- the LOC126921624 gene encoding estradiol 17-beta-dehydrogenase 2 isoform X2 — protein sequence MGLFGYIKRYSGIFLADVATSIGLYYLWNKGHKYLVPTVSLCGIGVSYLYYHLKSRDKLTSKDVVVITGCGSGLGYSLALHCRQLGATVIAGVLQMESPAVQKLEEEGVIVFPLDLMELNSTTGFTDSVRRTIAEKKLVLRCVINNAAVMVFGEFEWQTYGQLKNQLEVNFLGALIVTQELMPIIRAHYSRIIVVSSHCKTQPIPGAAVYSGTKAAISAWAIALRVELKKYGIRVVCVVPGSFIRESNIFTRQADHFEAMKWVMLKETQNFYGDYFYRYMKYFTSLVKNTTVQTIRDGRIYEIFEGAILDRYPSATYKNESWRYAIYHTLFTITPTFLRDRLVEKFVHAPAWTKEDARKSVSFAQNAMNGLYDRYSERAA from the exons atgggATTATTTGGATATATCAAGAGATACTCTGGGATATTCCTAGCAGATGTAGCGACTTCGATAGGCCTTTATTATTTATGGAACAAGGGACATAAGTACTTGGTTCCAACGGTGTCCTTGTGTGGTATCG GTGTTTCTTACCTATATTATCATCTAAAATCTCGAGACAAACTGACCTCGAAAGATGTGGTTGTCATAACTGGCTGCGGTTCAGGATTAGGATACAGTCTTGCTCTACATTGCCGACAACTGGGGGCAACTGTAATAGCGGGTGTATTGCAAATGGAATCTCCCGCGGTTCAAAAACTAGAGGAGGAAGGGGTAATTGTTTTCCCTTTAGATCTCATGGAACTGAATAGCACTACAGGTTTCACGGATTCCGTTCGTCGTACTATAGCGGAAAAGAAATTAG TGTTACGATGTGTAATCAATAACGCAGCCGTGATGGTCTTCGGCGAATTCGAATGGCAAACGTATGGGCAGCTTAAGAATCAGTTGGAAGTTAACTTTCTCGGTGCTCTGATAGTCACACAAGAATTGATGCCGATTATCCGCGCCCATTATAGTCGGATTATTGTAGTCTCGAGCCACTGTAAGACGCAGCCAATTCCAGGAGCTGCAGTTTATAGTGGAACTAAGGCTGCTATCAGTGCCTGGGCCATTGCCCTTAGGGTGGAGTTGAAGAAGTATGGCATCAGAGTTGTTTGCGTCGTTCCTG GTTCCTTCATTCGAGAGAGCAATATATTTACTCGACAAGCTGATCACTTTGAGGCGATGAAGTGGGTAATGCTCAAAGAGACACAAAACTTTTATGGTGACTACTTCTAtagatatatgaaatatttcacgTCCCTGGTGAAAAATACAACTGTGCAAACGATACGGGACGGTCGTATCTATGAAATCTTCGAAGGTGCTATTCTGGATAGATATCCATCGGCAACCTACAA GAATGAATCATGGCGTTATGCGATTTACCATACCTTGTTTACAATCACACCAACCTTTTTGCGTGATCGACTGGTCGAGAAGTTCGTACATGCCCCTGCATGGACGAAAGAGGATGCTAGAAAGTCAGTGTCATTCGCCCAGAATGCGATGAATGGATTGTATGATAGGTACAGCGAACGTGCTGCTTAA
- the LOC126921624 gene encoding estradiol 17-beta-dehydrogenase 2 isoform X1 yields MGLFGYIKRYSGIFLADVATSIGLYYLWNKGHKYLVPTVSLCGIGVSYLYYHLKSRDKLTSKDVVVITGCGSGLGYSLALHCRQLGATVIAGVLQMESPAVQKLEEEGVIVFPLDLMELNSTTGFTDSVRRTIAEKKLVLRCVINNAAVMVFGEFEWQTYGQLKNQLEVNFLGALIVTQELMPIIRAHYSRIIVVSSHCKTQPIPGAAVYSGTKAAISAWAIALRVELKKYGIRVVCVVPGNQGSFIRESNIFTRQADHFEAMKWVMLKETQNFYGDYFYRYMKYFTSLVKNTTVQTIRDGRIYEIFEGAILDRYPSATYKNESWRYAIYHTLFTITPTFLRDRLVEKFVHAPAWTKEDARKSVSFAQNAMNGLYDRYSERAA; encoded by the exons atgggATTATTTGGATATATCAAGAGATACTCTGGGATATTCCTAGCAGATGTAGCGACTTCGATAGGCCTTTATTATTTATGGAACAAGGGACATAAGTACTTGGTTCCAACGGTGTCCTTGTGTGGTATCG GTGTTTCTTACCTATATTATCATCTAAAATCTCGAGACAAACTGACCTCGAAAGATGTGGTTGTCATAACTGGCTGCGGTTCAGGATTAGGATACAGTCTTGCTCTACATTGCCGACAACTGGGGGCAACTGTAATAGCGGGTGTATTGCAAATGGAATCTCCCGCGGTTCAAAAACTAGAGGAGGAAGGGGTAATTGTTTTCCCTTTAGATCTCATGGAACTGAATAGCACTACAGGTTTCACGGATTCCGTTCGTCGTACTATAGCGGAAAAGAAATTAG TGTTACGATGTGTAATCAATAACGCAGCCGTGATGGTCTTCGGCGAATTCGAATGGCAAACGTATGGGCAGCTTAAGAATCAGTTGGAAGTTAACTTTCTCGGTGCTCTGATAGTCACACAAGAATTGATGCCGATTATCCGCGCCCATTATAGTCGGATTATTGTAGTCTCGAGCCACTGTAAGACGCAGCCAATTCCAGGAGCTGCAGTTTATAGTGGAACTAAGGCTGCTATCAGTGCCTGGGCCATTGCCCTTAGGGTGGAGTTGAAGAAGTATGGCATCAGAGTTGTTTGCGTCGTTCCTGGTAACCAAG GTTCCTTCATTCGAGAGAGCAATATATTTACTCGACAAGCTGATCACTTTGAGGCGATGAAGTGGGTAATGCTCAAAGAGACACAAAACTTTTATGGTGACTACTTCTAtagatatatgaaatatttcacgTCCCTGGTGAAAAATACAACTGTGCAAACGATACGGGACGGTCGTATCTATGAAATCTTCGAAGGTGCTATTCTGGATAGATATCCATCGGCAACCTACAA GAATGAATCATGGCGTTATGCGATTTACCATACCTTGTTTACAATCACACCAACCTTTTTGCGTGATCGACTGGTCGAGAAGTTCGTACATGCCCCTGCATGGACGAAAGAGGATGCTAGAAAGTCAGTGTCATTCGCCCAGAATGCGATGAATGGATTGTATGATAGGTACAGCGAACGTGCTGCTTAA
- the LOC126921618 gene encoding ribosome-releasing factor 2, mitochondrial has product MFTPWLIKRPWCIKFQKRYVSKGKTIVKNEHGEQEITKIRNIGILAHIDAGKTTTTERMLYYSGLIKHMGEVHHGNTVTDYMDQERQRGITITSAAVTFQWKNYRINLIDTPGHIDFTMEVEQTLKVLDGAVVILDGSAGVEAQTLTVCRQADRYDIPRIIYVNKMDRADANFDSSLKSIESKLDTEVLPTQFPIKEKGNLEGIVDVITLEKLIFTKKDMGMKYSRVKLSENEDTTLWEMANEKRRSLVDKLSNMDDELANIIIEQESLDAVTPQMLIDSLHRSTISRKGVPVLLGSSYKNIGVQPLMDSVLLYLPSPNKTKSSAYYRCFSDKVCARAFKIVHDKQKGPITFFRIYSGSLKKGMKLYNVRKEEKELVGKLYIAYADEYEEIPNITCGNIAAITGLKSTTAGDLVTTDRTTIEQAEKKLRTEKGVTPEDVEKVFDNNIRTLEPVFFCSIEAPSLSTQTLLEKALQELEREDPSLRVTQNEETGQIVLGGMGELHLEIIKERIRTEYKVDADLGPLQISYRETIKEPILDTFSTEYKIGSANLKVTIIMSLIPNYQGKETLLLDKSQNYANGLNAIPAHIMKAVRNSVKSILLHGPKLSYPVVNMGVKLHSLEYESGTTTSLISAAVSQCIRQLMKNVGITLLEPVMRVEIVVPEQYLSAIMKDLPKRRAEIKYIDAYKQNKVVHCLVPLVELLGYSKAVRIISSGHATFSLEFDHYEIMDSTSEADAIKRVTGFY; this is encoded by the exons ATGTTCACACCTTGGCTGATAAAACGCCCATGGTGTATCAAGTTTCAAAAAAGATATGTGTCAAAAGGCAAAACAATCGTAAAAAATGAACATGGAGAACAGGAAATCACGAAAATTCGAAACATCGGAATTTTGGCACACATCGATGCTG GCAAAACCACTACCACAGAAAGAATGTTATACTATTCTGGTCTCATTAAACATATGGGAGAGGTTCACCATGGGAATACGGTAACAGATTATATGGATCAAGAACGTCAGCGCGGTATAACCATTACTTCTGCAGCAGTGACATTTCAATGGAAAAACTACCGTATTAATTTAATCGATACTCCAGGACACATTGACTTCACTATGGAAGTGGAGCAAACCTTAAAAGTATTAGATGGAGCAGTAGTCATATTAGATGGAAGTGCAGGTGTTGAAGCTCAGACATTAACAGTCTGCAGACAAGCTGACAGATATGATATTCCTAGaattatttatgtaaataaGATGGACAGGGCAGATGCTAATTTTGATAGTAGTTTAAAATCTATTGAATCCAAGTTAGACACAGAAGTATTACCTACGCAATTTCCAATTAAAGAGAAAGGAAATTTAGAAGGAATTGTGGATGTTATTACTTTAGAAAAATTGATCTTTACAAAGAAAGATATGGGTATGAAATATTCAAGAGTAAAATTATCTGAGAATGAAGATACAACTTTATGGGAGATGGCAAATGAAAAACGTAGAAGCTTAGTAGATAAATTATCCAACATGGATGATGAATTAGCtaacataataatagaacagGAATCTTTGGATGCAGTAACTCCACAAATGTTAATTGATTCCTTGCACAGATCAACTATTAGTAGAAAAGGTGTTCCTGTGCTCTTAGGTAGTTCTTATAAAAATATTGGAGTTCAACCTTTAATGGACAGCGTTCTCTTGTATTTACCATCACCCAATAAAACTAAATCTTCTGCGTATTACCGTTGTTTTAGTGACAAAGTTTGCGCCAGGGCATTTAAAATCGTCCACGATAAGCAAAAAGGACCAATTACATTTTTTCGAATTTATAGCGGCAGTTTAAAAAAAGGCATGAAGCTATATAACGTCcgcaaagaagaaaaggaactcGTAGGAAAATTGTATATCGCGTACGCTGACGAGTACGAAGAAATACCGAACATCACATGTGGCAATATTGCAGCAATAACGGGATTAAAAAGTACAACAGCTGGAGATTTAGTAACGACCGATCGAACAACGATAGAACAAGCAGAAAAGAAACTAAGGACAGAGAAAGGTGTTACACCGGAAGATGTAGAGAAAGTATTTGACAATAATATTAGGACGTTAGAGCCAGTTTTTTTTTGTTCAATTGAGGCGCCATCGTTATCTACACAAACACTTTTAGAGAAGGCTCTTCAGGAACTCGAAAGAGAAGATCCAAGTTTAAGAGTAACTCAAAATGAAGAAACTGGTCAGATCGTGCTTGGAGGAATGGGTGAACTGCATTTAGAAATTATCAAAGAAAGAATTAGAACCGAATATAAGGTCGATGCTGATTTAGGTCCTTTGCAAATCTCCTATAGAGAAACTATAAAGGAACCTATTTTAGATACCTTTTCGACTGAATATAAGATAGGAAGCGCTAATTTAAAAGTTACAATAATCATGTCGTTGATACCGAACTATCAAGGAAAGGAGACTTTATTATTAGATAAATCACAGAATTATGCTAATGGCTTAAATGCTATACCGGCACATATAATGAAGGCAGTGAGGAATAGTGTTAAATCAATTCTTTTACACGGGCCGAAATTAAGTTATCCGGTCGTAAATATGGGCGTTAAATTGCATAGTTTAGAATATGAGTCTGGTACCACGACATCGTTAATCAGTGCTGCTGTTTCTCAGTGTATTCGACAG TTGATGAAGAATGTTGGAATTACACTTCTAGAACCTGTAATGCGAGTCGAAATTGTGGTGCCTGAGCAATATTTAAGTGCCATCATGAAAGATCTGCCGAAAAGACGtgcagaaataaaatatatcgatgCCTATAAACAAAACAAG GTGGTTCACTGTCTTGTTCCATTAGTCGAGTTACTAGG
- the LOC126921632 gene encoding NPC intracellular cholesterol transporter 2-like isoform X2, translating into MAILTYVYVFAVLFIADSMQSSYVPCNAGPSPVSVEILGCSSLPCNLVRGTNVQADVVFHAVENAKSLKPVVDVQLGGGHVPYPLPEQNACKGLVNGQCPLQKGQSATYRLKMPVEKSYPRISLIIQLSLVDEQNKPQVCFKIPAKVVD; encoded by the exons ATGGCAATTCTCACCTATg TATACGTCTTCGCGGTGCTCTTCATCGCTGATTCGATGCAATCATCATACGTGCCCTGTAATGCCGGTCCATCCCCCGTAAGCGTGGAGATCTTGGGATGTTCGTCTTTGCCCTGCAATTTGGTGAGAGGAACGAACGTTCAGGCTGACGTTGTTTTCCACGCTG tcGAGAATGCAAAATCCCTGAAGCCAGTAGTAGATGTTCAACTTGGAGGTGGCCATGTCCCATATCCATTACCGGAACAAAATGCCTGCAAGGGTCTTGTAAATGGACAGTGTCCATTGCAGAAAGGACAATCAGCTACCTACCGCTTGAAAATGCCCGTTGAAAAGAGTTACCCAAGAATCTCTTTGATTATCCAACTGTCTTTGGTTGATGAACAAAACAAACCCCAAGTTTGCTTCAAGATCCCAGCGAAGGTTGTCGACTGA
- the LOC126921628 gene encoding zinc finger protein-like 1: MGLCKCPKRRVTNLFCFEHRVNVCEHCMVTNHPKCIVQSYILWLHDHDYNPVCTLCSVNLSEGDCVRLTCYHMYHWACLDKYARELPETTAPAGYTCPTCKERIFPDSKLVSPVADVLREKLAGVNWARAGLGLPLLSEDREQKPEQEHPSLRIETTSYQNHTLTTSSPSTATSRSVSNVNSVHTNINNVHLNNQKVGPPYSIVNIDSSMGLSQSTSRKVCEAYDDPKEISFDHDENKYRRKPAIEWFLRWWKLIVNPPTRRRNTPSPQYRRYTVLGFMVILAFIGMLILFSWLGRIATDGDPSYDLRADPNILVADKPAGI; this comes from the exons ATGGGGCTATGCAAGTGTCCGAAAAGAAGAGTTACAAATCTGTTTTGTTTTGAACACCGTGTCAATGTTTGTGAACATTGCATGGTTACGAACCATCCAAAG TGTATTGTTCAATCGTATATTTTGTGGCTACATGACCATGATTACAATCCagtatgtacattatgctcagTAAATTTAAGTGAAGGAGATTGTGTTCGGCTAACATGTTATCACATGTATCATTGGGCATGTTTGGACAAATATGCCAGGGAATTACCAGAAACTACAGCACCAGCAGGATACACATGTCCAACTTGCAAGGAACGCATATTTCCTGACTCAAAATTGGTTTCTCCTGTGGCAGATGTGTTGAGAGAAAAGTTAGCAGGAGTAAATTGGGCACGAGCTGGTTTAGGTTTACCTTtg CTCAGTGAAGACAGAGAGCAAAAACCAGAACAGGAGCATCCTTCATTGAGAATTGAGACCACTTCGTATCAGAACCACACACTAACAACTTCATCACCATCAACTGCTACATCACGTTCTGTTAGCAATGTTAATTCAGTTCATACTAACATAAATAATGTGCATTTAAATAATCAAAAGGTTGGGCCACCTTATTCAATTGTAAATATCGATTCATCCATGGGATTGTCACAGTCAACATCAAGAAAAGTTTGCGAAGCATATGACGATCCAAAAGAAATATCATTTGATCATGatgaaaataaatacagaagAAAGCCTGCCATTGAATGGTTCTTAAGGTGGTGGAAGTTGATAGTTAACCCACCAACGCGACGTAGAAATACACCCAGTCCGCAATACAGGAGATATACGGTGCTAGGATTCATGGTAATATTAGCTTTCATTGGAATGTTAATTTTATTCTCGTGGCTTGGACGAATAGCTACAGACGGCGATCCAAGTTACGATCTTCGCGCAGATCCGAACATTTTAGTTGCTGATAAACCCGCTGGTATTTAA
- the LOC126921632 gene encoding NPC intracellular cholesterol transporter 2-like isoform X1, producing MAILTYVWSLFVAVYVFAVLFIADSMQSSYVPCNAGPSPVSVEILGCSSLPCNLVRGTNVQADVVFHAVENAKSLKPVVDVQLGGGHVPYPLPEQNACKGLVNGQCPLQKGQSATYRLKMPVEKSYPRISLIIQLSLVDEQNKPQVCFKIPAKVVD from the exons ATGGCAATTCTCACCTATg TATGGTCACTTTTTGTCGCAGTATACGTCTTCGCGGTGCTCTTCATCGCTGATTCGATGCAATCATCATACGTGCCCTGTAATGCCGGTCCATCCCCCGTAAGCGTGGAGATCTTGGGATGTTCGTCTTTGCCCTGCAATTTGGTGAGAGGAACGAACGTTCAGGCTGACGTTGTTTTCCACGCTG tcGAGAATGCAAAATCCCTGAAGCCAGTAGTAGATGTTCAACTTGGAGGTGGCCATGTCCCATATCCATTACCGGAACAAAATGCCTGCAAGGGTCTTGTAAATGGACAGTGTCCATTGCAGAAAGGACAATCAGCTACCTACCGCTTGAAAATGCCCGTTGAAAAGAGTTACCCAAGAATCTCTTTGATTATCCAACTGTCTTTGGTTGATGAACAAAACAAACCCCAAGTTTGCTTCAAGATCCCAGCGAAGGTTGTCGACTGA
- the LOC126921631 gene encoding 28S ribosomal protein S18a, mitochondrial: MAMLYRVLNYLGKNILSIGQNRNISLSPTTWIKEIIEKKEGKTLTIEAVIKPDPYEERFLKPKNGACPICSSGLDIKHTDVLILNQFVRSDGCILPRRVTGLCEMQQKRISSLIIMAQYAGLMQRRAPGGGLLHPLQRRKWKKFNSYYCERTIKARYK, encoded by the exons ATGGCTATGTTGTATCGCGTCTTAAATTACTtaggaaaaaatatattatcgataggacaaaatagaaatatatcgttatctccAACAACGTGGATTAAGGAAA tcatagaaaagaaagaaggaaagacaTTAACTATTGAAGCCGTGATTAAACCAGACCCATATGAAGAGCGGTTCTTAAAACCTAAAAACGGGGCATGTCCTATTTGTTCTTCTGGTCTTGACATTAAACATACA GATGTACTTATCCTAAATCAATTTGTTAGATCAGATGGATGCATATTACCACGTAGAGTTACAGGTCTTTGCGAGATGCAACAAAAGAGAATTAGTTCATTGATCATAATGGCTCAATATGCAG GATTAATGCAAAGGAGAGCTCCTGGAGGTGGTTTACTTCATCCTTTACAAAGAAGGAAATGGAAAAAATTTAATAGCTACTACTGTGAAAGAACTATTAAAGCTAGATATAAGTAA